In a single window of the Rhodamnia argentea isolate NSW1041297 chromosome 2, ASM2092103v1, whole genome shotgun sequence genome:
- the LOC115739539 gene encoding E3 ubiquitin-protein ligase UPL2-like isoform X1: MASLRSSVPSRLRQLLSGETAIGPSVRMDSETPPKVKSFIDKVIQSPLQDIAIPLSGFNWEYDKGNFHHWRPLFLHFDTYFKTYLSCRNDLLLSDKMGEEESPFPKLEVLQILRVMQIILENCHNKNSFEGLEHFKLLLSSTDPEILIATLETLSALVKINPSKLHGSGKSVGCSSVNGYLLSLAQGWGSKEEGLGLYSCVVANERLQEEGLCLFPSEADNEYDKSQYRLGSTLYFELNGVYSQSEGSSGHTPNSSSRVVHIPDLHLRKEDDLVLMKQCIQQYDVSPDLRFALLTRIRYAHAFRSARTCRLYSRICLLAFIVLVQSNDAHDELASFFANEPEYTNELIRIVRSEESIPGTIRTLAMLALGAQLAAYISSHERARILSGSSLSFTATHRTILLNVLQKAVLSLNGSGDPSSLAFVEALLQFYMLNIVSSSTQGNNIRGWGMLPTFLPLLKDSYPSHMHLVCLAVKTIQKLMDYSSSAVSHFRELGGVELLVQRLQLEVTRVIGLMGGNDESVVVGECSRNSDDLLNTQKRLIKVLLKALGSATYSPTNPTRSQNTQDTSLAVTLSHIFGNVEKFGGDIYHSAVTLMSEIIHKDPTCLSTLFEMGLPDSFISSVVAGVIPSAKALTCIPNGLGAICLNTKGVDAVKETSALRFLVDIFTSKKYVVAMNEAIVPLANAVEELLRHVSSLRSDGVDIIIEIVHKISSSRESSCLGASGKLSGTAAMDMDAEYKETDGACCLVGSVDLAAEGISDEQFVQLCVFHLMVLVHRTMENSETCRLFVEKSGIDALLKLLLQPSIAQSSEGMSIALHSTMVFKGFTQHHSAPLARAFCSALREHLKKALAGFTAFSGSFLLDPRMSLDEGVFSSLSLVEFLLFLAASKDNRWVTALLTEFANGSRDVLEDIGRVHREVMWQISLLEDAKLEMEETAGTSTELPQPEGNSNETEEQRFNSFRQFLDPLFRRRSSGWSMESQFFDLINLYRDLGRATSFHQRVSTDGPTSLRSGSTSQTHHSDSLDAAGKKELDKQRSYYASCCDMVRSLSFHMTHLFQELGKVMLLPSRRREDTVNITPSSKAVASTFASISLDHMNFGSRINPSGSESSVSTKCRYFGKVIDFIDAILMDRQDSCNPVLLNCLYGHGVIQSVLTTFEATSQLLFAVNKAPASPMETDDGNVKQEKEDTENLWIYGPLASNGKLMDHLVTSSSILSPFTKHLLTQPLTSGEVPFPRDAETFVKVLHSMVLKAVLPLWTHPQFTDCSNDFLATVISIIRHIFSGVEVKNVNSSASSRISGPPPSESTISTIVEMGFSRPRAEEALRQVGSNSVELAMEWLFSHPEETQEDDELARALAMSLGNSESDTKEDASSDGARQLEAETVHLPAVEELLSTCVKLLQMKESLAFPVHDLLMTISSQNEGQYRSSIVSFVIDQLKNCGSVSDSGHNTLLSALFHVLALILHEDVAAREIALTNGLVELASNLLDTWCSVPEDKEKCQVPKWVTAAFLAVDRLLQVDNKLSTEILDQLKKDDVSFQQASISIDDDKKSKLPPALGLSAKHVDIHDQKRLIEIACSYIRNQLPPETTHAVLQLCATLTRTHSVAVSFLDAGGLNLLFSLPTHSLFSGFDNVAATIICHVLEDPQTLQQAMESEIRHSLMAAANRHSNGRVTARNFLLNLTSVISRDPVVFMQAVQAVCRVEMVGERPYVVLLKDRDKDKSKDKEREKEKEKPQANDGKLSLGNANSVTQGNGLGKLPDSNSKSAKAHRRYPQSFVSVIELLLELICTFEPPSQDEGTQSAPSSTDMDIDVAAVKGKGKAVVNAVDESEASNVEASVSIAKVVFVLKLMTEILLMYPTSVQVLLRKYADLISCRGPHQKVCGGGIYSHVLRKFLPCAKASKKDKKIDGDWRHKLSSRASQFLVASCVRSAEARRRVFTEITYIFNDFVDTSKDCRSTGSEMQVFVDLLNDVLAARSPTGSYISSEASATFVDVGLVKSLTQFLKVLDLDHADSPKVVTGLIKALELVSKEHVHSVDPTTGKGESSPKASDPNQSGQTDNNGVASESMEAAFPSNHEPLAADNADHSNTLQTFGGSEAVTDDMEHDQDLDEGSAPVSEDDYMHESSEEARGLENGIDTVGIRFEIQPHVQENIDEDEDDDDEEMSGDDGDEVDEDDDEDDEDHNDLEEDEVHHLPHPDTDQDEHDMDDDDDFDEEVLEEDDEDDEDDEDGVILRLEEGINGINVFDHIEVLGRNHTFPNETLHLMPVELFGSRRHGRTTSIYNLLGRGGSTAAPSRHPLLTRPTSSLHLSSQRHSESVADIVFSDRNTEGSSTRLDSVFRSLRSGRHGHRLNLWVDENQQTSGSGAAMIPQGLEELLVSQLRRPTAENPSEQNTVAELQHGGEVTRQQESEGRPDIAVEGHANDEHGDVPPTEMTEGSENADMGNARGESMQEPDASATRTQPVEMQFEHSDAIVRDVEAVSQESGGSGATLGESLRSLDVEIGSADGQDDGGERQGGAERIALGDPQAARSRRINVSIGNSATASARETSLDRVTEVPENSQEAEHDGPSTEQQINSDAVSGSIDPAFLDALPEELRAEVLSAQQGQVAQPASAEPQNTGDIDPEFLAALPPDIRAEVLAQQQAQRLHQSQELEGQPVEMDTVSIIATFPSELREEVLLTSSDAILANLTPALVAEANMLRERFANRYHNRTLFGMYPRSRRGESSRRTEGSGSSIERIGGGIGSRRSLGAKLVEADGAPLVDTEALQSMIRLLRVVQPLYKGQLQRLLLNLCAHSDTRTALVKILMGMLMLDTRKPMDGLNAPEASFRLYACQNNVMYSRPQSLDGVPPLVSRRVLETMTYLARNHPFVAKILLQLKLSCQVHPECSDQSRGKAVMVMEEENQNQDECLPIELLLRLLNQPLYLRSIAHLEQLLSLLEVIVDNAERKQSSPEKSAVSGTVSSMPEVPTLDTTHTESVAMSPGVGVTSVKIDSEKPSTSAEKDENDAHSILANLPQTELCLLCSLLAKEGLSDNAYGLVAEVVKKLVVAAPTHCHLFITELANAVQSLTKSAMNELHVFGEAIKALLSITSSEGAAILRVLQALSSLVATLRDKEKDQQTQALPEEYAAALSQVSDINSALEPLWLELSACISKIETYSESSLDSHAPGKISKSVQSSMTTPLPAGTQNVLPYIESFFVVAEKLHPGQTGPGHDLGMAAVSEVDDVGTSTGQHKALYTSGRTDEKHVAFVKFSERHRKLLNAFIRQNPGLLEKSFALLLKVPRFIDFDNKRAHFRSKIKHQHDHHHSPLRISVRRAYILEDSYNQLRLRSTQDLKGRLTVHFQGEEGIDAGGLTREWYQLLSRVIFDKGALLFTTVGNESTFQPNPNSVYQTEHLSYFKFVGRVVGKALFDGQLLDVHFTRSFYKHILGAKVTYHDIEAIDPHYFKNLKWMLENDITDVLDLTFSIDADEEKLILYERTEVTDHELIPNGRNTKVTEENKHQYVDLVAEHRLTTAIRPQINAFMEGFKELIPRDLISIFNDKEFELLISGLPDIDLDDLRANTEYSGYSAASPVIQWFWEVVHGFSKEDKARLLQFVTGTSKVPLEGFSALQGISGCQKFQIHKAYGSPDHLPSAHTCFNQLDLPEYPSKEHLEERLLLAIHEANEGFGFG, from the exons ATGGCGTCCCTAAGATCGAGCGTGCCTTCGAGGCTTCGGCAACTCTTGTCTGGCGAGACTGCCATCGGTCCCTCCGTTAGGATGGATTCCGAGACC CCTCCCAAGGTCAAATCATTCATTGACAAAGTCATCCAAAGTCCACTACAAGATATAGCAATTCCCCTTTCTGGTTTCAATTGGGAGTATGATAAG GGAAATTTCCATCACTGGAGGCCGCTGTTTCTTCATTTTGACACATATTTCAAGACTTATCTGTCCTGTAGGAATGACCTCCTTTTGTCGGATAAGATGGGAGAAGAAGAAAGTCCTTTTCCAAAACTTGAAGTTTTGCAGATTTTGCGAGTGATGCAAATAATACTAGAGAACTGTCacaacaaaaattcgtttgaggGATTAGAG CACTTCAAGCTCCTACTCTCATCAACTGATCCTGAAATCCTGATAGCCACATTAGAAACTTTATCTGCACTTGTAAAAATAAATCCATCTAAGCTCCATGGCAGTGGGAAGTCAGTTGGATGCAGCTCGGTAAATGGCTATCTCCTATCTCTGGCACAGGGGTGGGGCAGCAAAGAAGAGGGCTTGGGTTTATATTCATGTGTTGTAGCAAATGAGAGATTGCAAGAGGAAGGACTTTGTTTATTTCCATCAGAAGCGGACAATGAATATGACAAGTCTCAATATCGGCTGGGCTCCACCCTCTACTTTGAGCTAAATGGTGTCTATTCCCAAAGTGAGGGATCAAGCGGTCACACTCCCAATTCTAGTTCCAGAGTTGTACATATTCCAGATCTTCATTTGAGAAAGGAGGATGATCTTGTCCTTATGAAACAATGCATTCAGCAGTATGATGTATCTCCCGATCTCCGATTTGCATTGCTTACCAGAATCAGATATGCTCATGCCTTTCGCTCTGCCAGAACATGCAGGCTATATAGTAGAATTTGCCTTCTAGCTTTCATTGTGCTAGTTCAATCTAATGATGCACATGATGAGCTTGCATCATTCTTTGCTAATGAGCCAGAGTATACAAACGAGCTGATTAGGATCGTGCGTTCTGAAGAATCTATTCCTGGAACTATTAGAACGCTTGCAATGCTTGCTTTGGGAGCTCAGTTGGCTGCATACATATCATCTCATGAACGTGCTCGGATTTTGAGTGGATCAAGTCTTAGTTTTACAGCCACCCACCGTACAATTCTCCTTAATGTGCTCCAGAAGGCTGTTTTATCTCTAAATGGCTCCGGTGATCCATCATCTCTTGCCTTTGTTGAAGCACTTCTTCAGTTTTATATGCTGAACATAGTTTCATCCTCAACTCAAGGTAATAATATCAGAGGCTGGGGGATGCTTCCAACATTCTTACCACTTTTGAAAGATTCATATCCTAGCCATATGCATCTTGTTTGCTTAGCTGTGAAGACTATTCAAAAGCTCATGGACTATAGTAGTTCAGCGGTGTCTCATTTCAGGGAACTAGGGGGAGTTGAGCTATTAGTGCAGAGATTACAACTGGAAGTTACTAGAGTAATTGGCCTAATGGGAGGAAATGATGAGTCCGTGGTCGTTGGTGAATGCTCAAGAAACAGTGATGACCTGTTGAACACTCAGAAAAGGCTCATTAAGGTTTTATTGAAGGCCCTTGGATCTGCTACATACTCACCTACAAACCCCACTAGATCCCAGAACACACAGGACACTTCTCTTGCTGTCACACTTTCACATATATTCGGAAATGTAGAAAAATTTGGTGGTGACATTTATCACTCAGCTGTGACATTAATGAGTGAGATTATACACAAAGATCCTACTTGCTTGTCCACTTTATTTGAAATGGGTCTTCCGGATTCATTTATATCTTCAGTTGTTGCTGGAGTTATTCCATCTGCTAAGGCTCTCACATGTATTCCTAATGGTCTTGGCGCAATCTGTCTTAATACCAAAGGTGTTGATGCAGTCAAAGAAACTTCCGCACTACGTTTCCTGGTTGACATATTTACCAGTAAGAAATATGTTGTTGCTATGAATGAAGCCATCGTTCCTTTGGCAAATGCAGTGGAAGAGCTTTTGCGCCATGTATCATCATTGAGAAGTGATGGTGTTGATATAATAATTGAAATTGTTCATAAAATTTCCTCTTCAAGGGAGAGTTCTTGCTTGGGAGCTTCAGGAAAACTAAGTGGGACTGCTGCAATGGATATGGATGCTGAGTACAAGGAAACTGATGGGGCTTGCTGTTTGGTCGGTTCGGTCGATCTGGCTGCTGAAGGCATCAGTGATGAGCAGTTCGTCCAATTATGTGTCTTTCACTTGATGGTCTTGGTTCATAGAACAATGGAAAATTCTGAAACATGCCGGTTGTTTGTGGAGAAGTCTGGCATAGATGCATTGTTGAAGCTTTTGTTACAGCCTAGCATTGCCCAGTCATCTGAGGGGATGTCCATTGCCTTGCATAGCACCATGGTTTTCAAGGGTTTTACTCAACATCATTCTGCTCCACTTGCTCGAGCCTTCTGTTCTGCACTGAGGGAACATCTGAAGAAAGCTTTGGCTGGTTTTACTGCCTTCTCTGGATCATTTTTGCTTGATCCCAGGATGAGCCTAGATGAGGGTGTATTTTCATCGCTTTCCCTTGTTGAGTTCCTTTTATTCCTCGCTGCCTCTAAAGACAACCGTTGGGTTACTGCATTGCTGACAGAATTTGCCAATGGTAGCAGAGATGTTCTGGAAGACATTGGACGCGTACACCGTGAAGTAATGTGGCAGATTTCTCTGCTTGAAGATGCCAAACTAGAAATGGAGGAAACTGCAGGAACTTCCACTGAGTTGCCTCAACCAGAAGGCAATTCGAATGAAACTGAAGAGCAGCGGTTTAATTCCTTTAGGCAGTTCCTTGATCCGTTGTTCAGGCGGAGGTCTTCAGGATGGAGCATGGAATCTCAGTTTTTTGACCTCATAAACTTGTATCGTGATTTAGGTCGTGCTACTAGTTTTCATCAAAGAGTCAGCACTGACGGGCCTACGAGCCTCCGTTCTGGATCTACCAGTCAGACACATCATTCTGATTCTTTAGATGCTGCTGGTAAAAAGGAGCTTGACAAACAAAGGTCCTACTATGCGTCTTGCTGTGACATGGTGAGGTCACTCTCCTTTCACATGACTCACCTGTTTCAAGAGCTGGGGAAAGTGATGTTACTTCCTTCTCGGCGACGGGAGGATACGGTGAATATAACCCCATCATCGAAGGCAGTCGCATCAACCTTTGCGTCAATTTCATTGGATCATATGAACTTTGGGAGTCGTATAAATCCCTCTGGATCAGAGTCTTCTGTATCAACCAAATGCCGTTACTTCGGTAAGGTCATTGATTTCATTGATGCGATTCTGATGGACAGGCAAGATTCTTGTAATCCAGTCCTACTAAACTGCTTGTATGGACATGGGGTGATTCAATCAGTCTTGACCACATTTGAGGCTACCAGTCAATTGCTCTTTGCTGTTAATAAGGCTCCTGCTTCTCCCATGGAGACTGATGACGGAAATGTAAAACAGGAAAAGGAAGATACAGAGAACTTATGGATCTATGGTCCTCTAGCTAGCAATGGTAAACTTATGGACCACCTAGTGACCTCATCGTCTATATTGTCTCCTTTTACCAAACACTTGCTCACTCAACCTTTGACAAGTGGCGAAGTTCCTTTTCCACGGGACGCTGAGACTTTTGTAAAGGTGCTTCATTCTATGGTTCTGAAGGCTGTTCTTCCTTTATGGACTCACCCTCAGTTTACTGATTGCAGTAATGATTTTTTGGCAACTGTCATTTCTATCATTAGACACATTTTTTCAGGGGTTGAAGTGAAAAATGTAAATAGCAGTGCCAGTTCTCGTATTAGTGGTCCACCACCTAGTGAAAGCACTATCTCAACCATCGTGGAGATGGGATTTTCTCGGCCAAGGGCGGAAGAGGCTTTGAGGCAAGTGGGATCAAATAGTGTAGAGCTGGCAATGGAGTGGTTATTTTCTCATCCAGAGGAAACacaggaagatgatgaacttgcTCGTGCACTTGCCATGTCCCTGGGAAACTCTGAATCAGACACGAAGGAAGATGCATCGAGTGATGGTGCGCGTCAGCTTGAAGCAGAGACGGTTCATCTTCCTGCTGTGGAGGAGTTGCTATCAACTTGTGTGAAGCTTCTTCAGATGAAAGAATCACTTGCTTTTCCAGTTCATGACTTGCTTATGACGATTTCTTCCCAGAATGAGGGGCAATACAGGTCTAGCATCGTCTCTTTTGTCATTGACCAGCTGAAGAATTGTGGTTCAGTCTCTGACAGTGGACATAATACCCTCCTTTCCGCACTTTTCCATGTTCTTGCTTTAATTCTTCATGAGGATGTTGCAGCCAGGGAAATTGCTTTAACAAATGGGTTGGTAGAACTTGCATCAAATCTACTTGACACATGGTGTTCTGTTCCAGAAGACAAGGAGAAATGTCAGGTTCCTAAGTGGGTAACAGCAGCTTTTCTTGCTGTTGATAGGCTGTTGCAGGTGGATAACAAGTTAAGTACGGAAATTTTGGATCAGTTAAAGAAGGATGATGTGAGCTTCCAGCAGGCATCTATCTCTATTGATGATGATAAGAAAAGTAAATTGCCTCCTGCACTGGGATTATCAGCTAAGCACGTAGATATCCATGACCAGAAGAGACTGATTGAAATTGCTTGCAGTTACATTAGGAATCAGCTACCACCCGAAACTACACATGCTGTTCTGCAGCTATGTGCCACTCTTACCAGAACCCATTCAGTTGCAGTGAGCTTTCTGGATGCTGGGGGTTTGAATTTGCTCTTTTCTTTGCCTACACATAGCCTCTTCTCAGGCTTTGACAATGTTGCCGCCACAATCATCTGTCATGTGCTCGAAGATCCTCAAACGCTGCAGCAAGCAATGGAATCTGAGATACGACACAGCCTTATGGCCGCTGCTAACAGGCATTCCAATGGAAGGGTCACTGCCCGCAACTTCCTACTAAATTTGACTTCTGTCATTTCACGGGATCCAGTTGTTTTCATGCAGGCAGTTCAAGCTGTGTGCCGAGTTGAGATGGTAGGTGAAAGGCCATACGTTGTCTTGCTGAAGGATCGTGACAAAGACAAGAGCAAAGACAAAGAaagggagaaggagaaagagaagccCCAAGCTAATGATGGGAAGCTCTCCTTGGGTAATGCGAATTCAGTGACTCAGGGTAATGGACTGGGCAAACTTCCTGATTCAAACTCTAAGAGTGCAAAGGCTCATCGCAGATATCCTCAGAGCTTTGTGAGCGTGATTGAACTTCTCTTGGAGTTGATTTGTACTTTTGAACCGCCCTCGCAAGATGAAGGGACGCAGAGTGCCCCATCATCAACTGACATGGATATCGATGTTGCGGCTGTCAAGGGTAAAGGAAAAGCCGTTGTCAATGCCGTGGACGAGTCTGAAGCTTCTAATGTCGAGGCATCAGTGTCAATTGCTAAAGTTGTATTCGTTTTGAAGCTTATGACTGAGATTCTTTTGATGTATCCTACTTCTGTTCAAGTTCTGCTCCGAAAATATGCTGATTTAATCAGCTGCAGGGGTCCTCATCAGAAAGTTTGTGGTGGAGGAATATATAGTCACGTTCTCCGCAAGTTTCTTCCGTGTGCTAAAGCCTCTAAGAAAGATAAGAAGATTGATGGAGATTGGAGGCATAAACTGTCATCCAGGGCCAGCCAGTTTTTGGTGGCGTCTTGTGTTCGGTCTGCGGAGGCAAGGAGGAGGGTCTTTACAGAAATCACTTACATCTTCAATGATTTTGTTGATACATCTAAAGATTGTAGATCAACAGGCAGTGAGATGCAGGTTTTTGTCGATCTTCTTAATGATGTCCTGGCTGCGCGTTCACCTACTGGCTCTTATATTTCATCAGAAGCCTCTGCTACTTTTGTTGATGTTGGTCTTGTCAAATCACTGACCCAATTTCTCAAGGTTTTGGACCTAGATCATGCTGACTCCCCTAAAGTTGTCACAGGGCTTATAAAAGCTCTTGAGCTTGTCAGCAAGGAGCATGTTCATTCTGTTGATCCTACCACAGGGAAGGGTGAAAGTTCACCCAAAGCTTCTGATCCCAATCAATCTGGTCAAACAGATAACAATGGTGTGGCATCTGAGTCCATGGAAGCAGCATTTCCATCAAATCACGAGCCTCTGGCTGCGGATAATGCTGATCATAGCAATACTCTCCAGACTTTTGGGGGTTCTGAGGCTGTGACAGATGATATGGAGCATGATCAGGATCTTGATGAAGGTTCTGCTCCTGTTAGTGAGGATGACTACATGCATGAATCTTCTGAAGAAGCTAGGGGTCTTGAAAATGGCATCGACACCGTTGGCATACGATTTGAAATCCAGCCTCATGTGCAAGAAAATATTGACGAAGAtgaggacgacgacgatgaGGAGATGTCGGGTGATGATGGGGATGAAGTtgatgaagatgacgatgagGACGATGAGGATCATAATGATCtggaggaagatgaagtacatCATCTTCCCCACCCTGATACTGATCAAGATGAACATGAtatggatgatgatgatgattttgaTGAGGAGGTActggaggaagatgatgaagatgacgagGATGACGAAGACGGTGTTATACTGAGGCTTGAGGAAGGGATTAATGGAATTAACGTATTTGACCATATTGAAGTTCTTGGAAGAAATCATACTTTTCCCAATGAAACTCTGCACTTGATGCCAGTGGAACTTTTTGGCTCGAGACGTCATGGGCGTACCACATCTATTTATAATCTTTTGGGTAGGGGTGGTAGCACCGCAGCTCCCTCCAGGCATCCTCTTTTAACTAGACCAACTTCCTCACTTCACTTATCCTCTCAGAGACATTCAG AAAGTGTGGCCGATATAGTTTTCTCTGATAGGAACACTGAGGGTTCCTCGACGCGGCTGGATTCTGTTTTCCGGTCACTGAGAAGTGGACGTCATGGGCACCGTTTGAACCTCTGGGTGGATGAGAACCAGCAAACAAGCGGTTCAGGTGCAGCTATGATTCCACAAGGTCTAGAAGAGTTGCTTGTTTCCCAGTTGAGAAGGCCAACGGCTGAAAATCCCTCTGAACAGAACACGGTTGCGGAGCTTCAACATGGAGGTGAAGTTACACGGCAGCAGGAATCTGAAGGTAGGCCAGACATTGCTGTTGAAGGCCATGCTAATGATGAACACGGGGACGTACCCCCAACAGAGATGACTGAAGGATCTGAAAATGCTGATATGGGAAATGCACGTGGTGAATCAATGCAAGAACCCGATGCTTCTGCTACTCGGACTCAGCCTGTTGAGATGCAGTTTGAACACAGTGATGCCATTGTACGGGATGTTGAAGCAGTAAGCCAGGAAAGTGGTGGAAGTGGTGCAACTCTTGGAGAAAGTCTTCGGAGCTTGGATGTTGAAATTGGAAGTGCAGATGGCCAGGACGACGGTGGTGAGAGGCAAGGTGGTGCCGAAAGGATTGCTTTGGGTGATCCACAGGCTGCTCGCTCTAGAAGAATCAACGTGTCTATTGGAAATTCTGCGACTGCATCAGCTAGAGAGACATCACTTGATCGTGTGACCGAAGTTCCAGAAAATAGCCAAGAGGCAGAGCATGATGGTCCATCAACCGAGCAACAAATTAACAGCGATGCTGTTTCTGGTTCTATAGATCCTGCATTTTTGGATGCTCTTCCTGAGGAGTTGCGGGCTGAAGTTCTTTCAGCTCAGCAAGGCCAAGTTGCTCAACCTGCAAGTGCTGAGCCACAGAATACAGGAGATATTGACCCAGAGTTTCTGGCAGCCCTTCCCCCAGATATTAGAGCAGAAGTTTTAGCACAACAGCAAGCACAAAGGcttcatcaatctcaagaaCTGGAGGGTCAACCTGTTGAAATGGACACGGTATCAATCATTGCGACATTTCCATCAGAATTGCGggaagag GTACTTCTCACGTCATCTGATGCTATTCTTGCCAATCTCACCCCTGCGCTAGTTGCTGAAGCAAACATGTTGCGTGAGAGATTTGCCAATCGATACCATAATCGTACCCTCTTCGGTATGTATCCTAGAAGCCGTAGAGGTGAGTCATCTAGACGAACTGAAGGTTCGGGATCCAGTATTGAGAGAATTGGTGGAGGCATTGGTTCCCGTAGGTCTTTGGGAGCAAAGCTTGTTGAAGCAGATGGAGCTCCTTTGGTTGATACTGAAGCTCTACAATCAATGATTCGCTTGCTTCGTGTTGTCCAG CCTCTCTATAAGGGACAGCTCCAGCGGCTTCTCTTAAATCTATGTGCTCATAGTGATACCAGAACTGCGCTGGTGAAAATTCTCATGGGCATGCTGATGCTTGATACCAGGAAGCCCATGGATGGTCTAAATGCTCCTGAGGCATCATTCCGTCTCTATGCTTGTCAAAATAACGTGATGTATTCTCGTCCCCAGTCTTTAGACG GAGTCCCTCCTCTGGTATCCCGGCGGGTTCTTGAAACCATGACTTACTTGGCTCGCAATCATCCCTTTGTAGCGAAGATTTTACTACAGCTTAAATTGTCTTGCCAAGTCCATCCTGAATGTTCCGATCAGTCACGTGGGAAAGCTGTAATGGTTATGGAAGAGGAGAACCAGAATCAGGATGAgtgtttgccaattgagttgcTATTGAGGCTTTTGAATCAGCCTTTGTATCTGAGGAGCATAGCACATCTTGAACAG CTGTTAAGTTTATTGGAGGTCATCGTTGATAATGCTGAGAGAAAACAAAGTTCACCCGAGAAGTCTGCAGTATCTGGCACAGTTTCATCCATGCCTGAGGTTCCTACTTTGGATACCACACACACTGAATCTGTTGCCATGTCACCTGGAGTTGGTGTCACATCTGTGAAAATCGACAGTGAGAAGCCTTCAACTTCTgcggaaaaagatgaaaatgatgcTCACTCTATACTTGCTAATTTGCCACAAACAGAACTTTGTCTTCTCTGCTCATTGCTCGCAAAAGAAGG GTTGTCAGATAATGCTTACGGTCTTGTAGCAGAGGTTGTGAAGAAGTTAGTTGTTGCTGCTCCAACTCATTGTCATCTGTTTATAACTGAGTTGGCTAATGCTGTTCAAAGTTTGACCAAATCAGCAATGAATGAGCTACATGTGTTTGGTGAAGCAATAAAAGCACTCCTCAGCATAACTTCTTCCGAAGGAGCTGCAATCTTAAGGGTTCTTCAGGCCTTAAGCTCCCTTGTGGCCACACTGAGAGACAAAGAGAAGGATCAACAGACTCAGGCTCTTCCCGAGGAGTATGCCGCTGCTCTTTCTCAAGTTTCAGACATCAATTCTGCTTTAGAGCCTTTGTGGCTAGAGTTAAGTGCTTGTATAAGCAAGATCGAGACTTATTCGGAATCTTCATTGGATTCACACGCTCCTGGAaaaatttcgaaatctgtacaaTCAAGCATGACGACTCCTCTTCCTGCTGGGACTCAAAATGTCTTGCCGTACATAGAATCTTTTTTTGTGGTGGCTGAAAAGCTGCATCCTGGACAAACAGGTCCTGGTCATGACTTAGGGATGGCTGCAGTTTCTGAGGTTGATGATGTTGGCACAAGTACTGGTCAGCATAAAGCCCTCTATACTTCTGGAAGAACTGATGAAAAGCATGTTGCTTTTGTTAAGTTCTCAGAGAGGCATAGGAAGCTGTTGAATGCCTTCATTCGACAAAACCCTGGGTTGCTTGAGAAGTCCTTTGCTCTCTTATTGAAAGTTCCTCGCTTCATCGATTTTGACAACAAACGTGCTCATTTCAGATCAAAGATAAAGCATCAGCATGACCATCATCATAGTCCTCTAAGAATTTCAGTTAGAAGAGCATACATTCTTGAGGATTCATATAATCAATTGCGCTTGAGATCAACTCAGGATTTGAAGGGGAGATTGACTGTTCACTTCCAAGGAGAGGAAGGTATTGATGCAGGTGGACTTACGAGAGAATGGTATCAGTTGCTGTCCAGGGTCATTTTTGACAAGGGGGCACTGCTGTTTACAACAGTTGGAAATGAATCGACGTTTCAGCCAAATCCTAATTCTGTTTACCAAACTGAGCATCTCTCGTACTTCAAATTTGTTGGCCGAGTT gTTGGCAAAGCACTCTTTGATGGGCAGCTCTTGGATGTCCATTTCACTCGATCCTTCTATAAGCATATCTTGGGGGCTAAGGTTACCTATCATGACATTGAGGCAATTGATCCTCATTACTTTAAAAACCTGAAGTGGATGCTTGAG AATGACATAACTGATGTACTGGACCTTACATTTAGCATTGATGCTGATGAGGAGAAGTTGATATTATATGAGAGAACAGAA GTAACTGATCATGAATTGATTCCAAATGGACGGAATACGAAAGTCACAGAGGAGAACAAGCACCAGTATGTTGATTTGGTTGCTGAGCATCGGTTAACAACTGCTATTCGTCCTCAAATTAATGCTTTTATGGAAGGCTTCAAGGAACTGATTCCTAGGGATCTAATCTCTATATTTAACGATAAGGAATTCGAGTTACTAATAAGTGGGCTCCCCGATATTGACT TGGATGACTTGAGGGCAAATACCGAGTACTCGGGTTATAGTGCTGCATCTCCTGTGATTCAGTGGTTCTGGGAGGTTGTGCATGGTTTTAGCAAGGAAGATAAGGCACGACTCTTGCAATTTGTTACTGGCACTTCAAAG GTACCTTTGGAGGGCTTTAGTGCTCTTCAAGGAATTTCTGGCTGTCAAAAGTTTCAGATCCACAAGGCTTATGGAAGCCCTGATCACTTGCCTTCAGCTCATACTTG CTTCAATCAGTTGGATTTACCCGAATATCCATCCAAAGAGCACCTGGAGGAGAGGCTGCTGCTTGCAATTCATGAAGCAAATGAAGGTTTTGGGTTCGGTTAA